Proteins found in one Hevea brasiliensis isolate MT/VB/25A 57/8 chromosome 18, ASM3005281v1, whole genome shotgun sequence genomic segment:
- the LOC110642126 gene encoding 3-oxoacyl-[acyl-carrier-protein] synthase I, chloroplastic-like, whose product MDLEWVQEFTSEGYIDGKNDRRLDDCLRYYIVAGKNSLEHADLGGDKIYKIDKERAGVLVGTGMGGLAVFADGVHVLKEKGHRKLSPFFVPCAITNTGSASLAMEIGFMGPNYSISTACATSNYCFYAAANHIRRGEADLMIAGGCEAPVIPIVMTYNKNQ is encoded by the exons ATGGATTTGGAATGGGTTCAg GAGTTTACTTCAGAAGGTTATATTGATGGGAAGAATGATAGGAGGCTTGATGATTGTTTGAGGTATTACATTGTCGCTGGTAAGAATTCGCTGGAACATGCGGATCTTGGAGGGGATAAAATATATAAG ATAGATAAGGAGCGTGCTGGTGTGCTTGTTGGAACAGGGATGGGCGGTCTTGCAGTTTTTGCAGATGGTGTTCATGTTCTAAAAGAAAAAGGACACAGGAAACTTTCTCCATTTTTCGTTCCTTGTGCTATTACAAATACGGGCTCTGCCTCGCTTGCTATGGAAATTGGTTTCATGGGTCCAAATTATTCAATTTCAACAGCTTGTGCTACCTCCAATTATTGTTTCTATGCTGCTGCCAATCACATTCGCCGTGGTGAGGCTGATTTGATGATTGCTGGTGGGTGTGAAGCTCCCGTCATTCCCATTG TAATGACATATAATAAAAATCAGTGA